TGCGCACCGGTTATGGGGTGCAGGAAGGGCAGGGGCTGCCGCCGTCTGCCTTGGTTGTCGATTCGCTAACTGAGGCAATCGAGCTGATAATTGCAAAAAAATAATCGATTCCGTCGATAATGCTGGTGCATCGATCCTCTTCCTGAAAGGTAAATAAGCATGTTCGCATTTAAAGTTAAAGATCTCGTCCTTGCCAAACTCGGCCGTAAAGAGATGGATCTCGCCGAAGTGGAAATGCCGGGGTTAATGGCCCTGCGGGCTGAATTCGGCGCGACTCAACCCCTAAAGGGGGCAAGGATTACCGGTTCCCTGCATATGACCATTCAGACGGCGGTGCTTATCGAAACCCTCGTTACCCTCGGCGCCGAAGTGCGCTGGGCATCGTGCAATATCTTCTCGACCCAGGATCAGGCGGCAGCGGCGATAGTTGTCGGCAAGAACGGCACCCCGGAGAATCCACAGGGGATTCCGGTCTTTGCCTGGAAGGGCGAGACCCTCAACGAGTACTGGTGGTGCACCGAGCAGGCGCTGGCCTGGCCAGACGAAAAACTGCCGAATATGATCCTCGATGATGGCGGCGATGCAACGATGATGGTCCTCAAGGGCGCGGAATGGCAGGAAAAGGGCGTGCCTGCCCTTTGTGCTGACGATCCTGAAGACTGGATGGAGTTCGTCAACTGTCTGCAAACATCGATTGCTGCCAAACGTCTTGACTGGGTGGCGATGCGTAACAGCATCAAAGGGGTGACGGAAGAGACAACGACCGGCGTCCACCGTCTCTATCAGTTGCAGGAGGAAGGAAAGCTCCCCTTCCCGGCGATGAATGTCAACGATTCGGTGACCAAGAGCAAGTTCGACAATGTCTACGGCTGCCGCCATTCGCTGGTTGACGGCATCATGCGCGCCACCGATGTCATGCTCTCCGGCAAGGTCGTGGTTGTCTGCGGCTACGGCGATGTCGGCAAAGGCTGCGCGCAGTCGCTGCGCGGCCAGGGAGCCCGAGTT
This genomic window from Deltaproteobacteria bacterium HGW-Deltaproteobacteria-4 contains:
- a CDS encoding adenosylhomocysteinase, whose protein sequence is MFAFKVKDLVLAKLGRKEMDLAEVEMPGLMALRAEFGATQPLKGARITGSLHMTIQTAVLIETLVTLGAEVRWASCNIFSTQDQAAAAIVVGKNGTPENPQGIPVFAWKGETLNEYWWCTEQALAWPDEKLPNMILDDGGDATMMVLKGAEWQEKGVPALCADDPEDWMEFVNCLQTSIAAKRLDWVAMRNSIKGVTEETTTGVHRLYQLQEEGKLPFPAMNVNDSVTKSKFDNVYGCRHSLVDGIMRATDVMLSGKVVVVCGYGDVGKGCAQSLRGQGARVIVTEIDPICALQAAMEGYQVSTLEEVVATADLFVTATGNFNVITAEHMSQMKNSAIVGNIGHFDNEIDMAALAKVPGIQKINVKNPREHGNQVDQWLFPDGHAIIVLAEGRLLNLGCATGHPSFVMSNSFSNQVIAQIEIFCHPERYKNEVYVLPKQLDEKVARLHLGKLGVRLTTLTQKQADYLGLPVAGPYKSDRYRY